The Aureitalea marina genome includes a window with the following:
- a CDS encoding porin family protein, with translation MINLFRISLLFVLFSLVVIFPAFSQTEQQTQPTDSLPIDDRYREDQFYVGISYNVPLNVPNGVSIRGVSGGVFAGFLRDMPVNAQRNIAIAVGAGISFDQYGQNLFIQKRNNNSTLFEVLDDDRDFNSNRLAVYTIELPIEFRWRTSTSAYNKFWRIYGGVRFGYSYYHKSKLKESGNTITTTEIPEFEKFRMGVTLSMGYSTFNFYGYYGLNPFFPDGRTEDGQEVNFQALKLGLIFYIL, from the coding sequence ATGATCAACCTCTTTCGGATTTCGCTTCTCTTTGTGTTGTTTAGCTTGGTCGTCATTTTCCCAGCCTTCAGTCAGACCGAACAACAAACCCAACCCACGGATAGTCTGCCAATAGACGATCGGTATCGGGAAGATCAGTTCTATGTAGGGATCAGCTACAATGTTCCCCTTAACGTACCCAACGGAGTAAGTATACGGGGGGTATCAGGGGGTGTTTTCGCGGGTTTTCTCCGCGATATGCCCGTCAATGCTCAACGCAATATTGCCATAGCCGTGGGAGCGGGAATATCCTTCGATCAGTACGGCCAAAACCTCTTTATCCAGAAGCGTAATAATAACAGCACCTTATTCGAAGTGTTGGACGACGATCGGGATTTTAATTCTAATCGTCTGGCTGTTTACACCATCGAACTCCCCATTGAATTTCGTTGGCGAACCTCTACCTCAGCATATAATAAGTTCTGGAGGATCTACGGCGGTGTCCGATTTGGATATTCCTATTACCACAAGTCAAAATTAAAGGAATCCGGAAACACCATAACGACCACAGAGATACCAGAATTTGAAAAGTTCCGTATGGGTGTGACGCTCAGTATGGGGTATAGCACCTTTAACTTCTACGGCTATTACGGGCTTAATCCATTCTTCCCGGACGGAAGGACGGAAGATGGACAAGAGGTCAATTTCCAGGCCCTAAAACTGGGTCTGATCTTCTATATCCTATAG
- a CDS encoding ExbD/TolR family protein: protein MSKFKKKQGGDLPAISTASLPDIVFMLLFFFMVVTVLRDSNLLVQQKLPKGDQVEKLKKDRSIFIYAGKPGPQYQETYGTEGKIQIGDKYTDISNIKFALNELRAKLRPELQDKVMVALKVDEETNTGLVSDIKQELRDLNMTKIIYITTPGNQLDN, encoded by the coding sequence ATGTCTAAGTTTAAGAAGAAACAGGGAGGAGATCTTCCAGCCATATCGACGGCGTCTTTGCCTGATATCGTTTTTATGTTGTTATTCTTCTTTATGGTAGTAACCGTTTTGCGAGACAGCAATTTGCTGGTGCAGCAGAAACTACCAAAAGGAGATCAGGTTGAGAAGCTAAAGAAGGATCGTTCGATCTTTATTTATGCCGGGAAACCTGGTCCGCAGTATCAAGAAACGTACGGTACAGAAGGTAAGATCCAGATCGGAGATAAGTATACGGATATCTCCAACATCAAATTCGCCCTTAACGAACTCCGTGCAAAGCTTCGTCCAGAATTGCAGGACAAAGTGATGGTTGCATTGAAAGTAGATGAGGAAACCAATACAGGTTTGGTATCGGATATCAAACAGGAATTGAGGGATTTGAATATGACAAAGATTATTTATATCACGACTCCAGGAAATCAGCTGGATAATTGA
- a CDS encoding ExbD/TolR family protein: MARRATPEVNAGSMADIAFLLLIFFLVTTTIEKDKGIARQLPPKQEDIEDDVIIKDKNLFIVNVNKDDQLLVEEELMELKDLRQAAIDFIDNGGAPAGTPEYCNYCKGLRSAESSDNPEKAVISVQNDRLTSYKMYIAVQNELVAAYNFLRDRESQRLYGWKFTDVKKSIDEGNFNGDIEATEEKLQNIQKMIPLKLSEAEPKKRGQ, encoded by the coding sequence CAACACCAGAGGTTAATGCCGGGTCCATGGCGGATATCGCCTTCCTGCTCCTGATCTTTTTCCTGGTCACAACGACCATCGAGAAGGACAAGGGTATCGCCCGACAGTTGCCTCCTAAGCAAGAAGACATCGAAGATGACGTCATCATTAAAGACAAGAACCTCTTTATTGTGAACGTCAACAAGGATGATCAGTTACTCGTAGAAGAGGAGCTGATGGAACTTAAAGATCTGCGGCAAGCTGCTATCGACTTTATCGATAATGGAGGTGCCCCGGCCGGGACTCCGGAGTACTGCAATTATTGTAAGGGCTTGCGTTCTGCAGAATCTTCTGATAACCCTGAAAAGGCAGTTATTTCTGTTCAGAATGACCGTTTGACGTCTTACAAGATGTATATCGCCGTTCAGAATGAACTAGTGGCGGCCTATAATTTCCTTCGTGACAGAGAATCACAGCGATTATACGGCTGGAAGTTCACAGATGTCAAGAAATCCATAGATGAGGGTAACTTCAATGGTGATATTGAAGCCACTGAGGAGAAATTACAAAACATCCAGAAGATGATACCGCTCAAGCTTTCTGAAGCTGAGCCTAAGAAAAGAGGACAATAA